One stretch of Kogia breviceps isolate mKogBre1 chromosome 18, mKogBre1 haplotype 1, whole genome shotgun sequence DNA includes these proteins:
- the TLE7 gene encoding transducin-like enhancer protein 7: protein MSEEKEEASFSLLTIYDEPEKRRNVPESPGISSQHENHAQSQLGEACGPPQQLPGSPRQHDLASQEMSCVCPQQWAPQALDRSELQATQLSEAESEEAEPGLSSPPGSEFGQPCPSPCPSEEVSSFFRAIPPLPDEVVVRRVTPHKPWKVGRLRHGKKVYSLAISSSTHHVYTCGHGYIRVWDENALHACDHAPQAQLNLQDRQNCVLTCKLSPDERSLITGGLSQTLTLWDLAPTPRVRAQLASTGPMCYSLAVSSNAQICLACFKGFVEIWDLQNQILIRKHQVPIYGSRCVDIAGNKFWTGGEDTRLYSWDLRNYQRLQQHDLQHEILSITHDPSEEWLLVGLRMSDVVILHTHRREKFKAVVQKYVYHHNLKFASCGSYFVSTLDESIRCLAAPSLQRLFQVEESTDVLCCDVSSDNRYLVTGSKNSATVYQLLY, encoded by the exons ATGAgcgaagagaaggaagaggcctCGTTCAGTCTACTCACAATTTATGATGAACCAGAGAAGAGGAGGAACGTGCCCGAGAGCCCCGGCATTTCCTCCCAGCACGAGAACCATGCACAGTCCCAGCTGGGCGAAGCGTGTGGTCCCCCCCAGCAGCTCCCAGGCTCCCCGAGGCAGCATGACCTGGCTTCCCAGGAGATGAGCTGTGTGTGTCCACAGCAGTGGGCCCCCCAGGCCCTGGACAGGTCTGAGCTGCAGGCCACTCAGCTCTCCGAGGCAGAATCAGAAGAAGCAGAGCCTGGCCTCAG CTCCCCACCGGGATCCGAGTTCG GTCAGCCTTGTCCTTCACCTTGTCCCAGTGAAGAAGTCTCGTCATTCTTCAGAGCAATT CCCCCGCTTCCAGATGAAGTGGTGGTCAGGCGGGTGACCCCACATAAGCCCTGGAAGGTTGGCAGACTCCGCCACGGAAAGAAAGTCTACTCCCTGGCCATCAGCAGCTCTACTCACCACGTGTACACGTGCGGCCACGGCTACATCAGGGTGTGGGATGAGAATGCCCTGCATGCCTGCGACCATGCCCCCCAGGCCCAGCTGAACTTACAG GACCGTCAGAACTGTGTCCTCACCTGCAAGCTGTCCCCCGATGAGCGAAGCCTGATCACGGGGGGTCTGTCCCAGACCCTGACTCTCTGGGACCTGGCGCCCACCCCCCGCGTCAGGGCACAGCTGGCCTCCACAGGCCCCATGTGCTATTCCCTGGCTGTCTCCTCCAACGCCCAGATCTGCTTGGCTTGTTTCAAAGGATTTGTTGAGATTTGGGATTTGCAGAACCAAATCTTGATCAG GAAGCACCAAGTCCCCATATACGGGTCCCGATGTGTGGACATCGCGGGCAATAAGTTCTGGACGGGAGGCGAAGACACCAGACTGTATTCCTGGGACCTGAGGAACTACCAGAGGCTGCAGCAACACGATTTGCAGCATGAG ATCCTCAGCATTACCCACGACCCCAGTGAGGAGTGGTTGTTGGTGGGCCTGAGAATGAGTGACGTCGTAATCCTGCACACACACCGAAGGGAGAAGTTTAAGGCTGTCGTGCAGAAATACGTCTACCACCACAATCTCAAGTTTGCCTCCTGTG GGAGCTATTTTGTGTCCACACTGGATGAGTCGATCCGCTGCTTAGCTGCACCTTCTCTGCAAAGATTGTTTCAG GTAGAGGAGTCTACAGACGTCCTATGTTGTGATGTGTCTTCCGACAACCGGTACCTGGTCACGGGCTCCAAGAACAGTGCCACTGTTTACCAGCTCTTGTACTGA